A window of the Vibrio pomeroyi genome harbors these coding sequences:
- the secE gene encoding preprotein translocase subunit SecE has translation MKANAETPDSSSAADTMKWIVAFVLLAAAVVGNYLYGELSVVIRAAGVVVLIAAALGVAATTTKGKAAIDFAKESRMEIRKVVWPTRQETMQTTLIVLAVCIVMSLVLWGIDGIMVRLVSLATGV, from the coding sequence ATGAAAGCAAACGCTGAAACTCCTGATAGCTCAAGTGCAGCAGATACAATGAAGTGGATTGTCGCTTTTGTTCTGTTGGCTGCTGCTGTTGTGGGTAATTACCTGTATGGTGAATTGTCTGTTGTAATTCGCGCTGCAGGTGTAGTTGTGCTGATTGCTGCCGCACTAGGCGTTGCAGCAACAACAACTAAAGGTAAAGCTGCGATCGATTTTGCAAAAGAATCTCGTATGGAGATTCGTAAAGTTGTTTGGCCTACTCGCCAAGAAACTATGCAAACTACATTGATCGTTTTAGCTGTATGTATTGTTATGTCTCTAGTGCTTTGGGGAATTGACGGCATTATGGTCCGTCTAGTTTCTCTAGCAACTGGGGTGTAG
- the tuf gene encoding elongation factor Tu gives MSKEKFERTKPHVNVGTIGHVDHGKTTLTAAICTTLAKVYGGVAKDFASIDNAPEERERGITIATSHVEYDTPARHYAHVDCPGHADYVKNMITGAAQMDGGILVVAATDGPMPQTREHILLGRQVGIPYIIVFMNKCDMVDDEELLELVEMEVRELLSEYDFPGDDLPVIQGSALGALNGEKQWEDKIVELAEALDSYIPEPERAVDQPFLLPIEDVFSIQGRGTVVTGRIERGILRVGDEVEIVGIKETTLTTCTGVEMFRKLLDEGRAGENVGALLRGTKRDDVERGQVLSAKGSINPHTKFESEVYVLSKDEGGRHTPFFKGYRPQFYFRTTDVTGDITLPEGVEMVMPGDNVQMTVELIAPIAMDEGLRFAIREGGRTVGAGVVAKIFA, from the coding sequence GAAAAATTTGAACGTACGAAACCGCACGTAAACGTTGGTACTATCGGCCACGTTGACCACGGTAAAACAACTCTAACTGCTGCTATCTGTACTACACTTGCAAAAGTGTACGGCGGTGTTGCTAAAGATTTCGCATCTATCGATAACGCTCCAGAAGAGCGCGAGCGCGGTATCACAATCGCAACTTCTCACGTTGAGTACGATACTCCAGCACGTCACTACGCACACGTAGACTGTCCAGGACACGCGGATTATGTTAAAAACATGATCACTGGTGCTGCACAAATGGACGGCGGTATCCTAGTTGTTGCTGCGACTGACGGCCCTATGCCTCAAACTCGTGAGCACATCCTACTTGGTCGTCAAGTTGGTATCCCTTACATCATCGTATTCATGAACAAATGTGACATGGTTGATGACGAAGAACTACTTGAGCTAGTAGAAATGGAAGTTCGTGAACTTCTTTCTGAGTACGACTTCCCAGGTGATGACCTTCCAGTTATCCAAGGTTCTGCACTTGGCGCACTAAACGGCGAGAAGCAGTGGGAAGACAAGATCGTTGAGCTTGCAGAAGCACTAGATTCTTACATCCCTGAGCCAGAGCGTGCAGTAGACCAACCGTTCCTACTACCAATTGAAGACGTATTCTCAATTCAAGGTCGTGGTACTGTTGTAACTGGTCGTATCGAGCGTGGTATCCTACGTGTAGGTGACGAAGTAGAAATCGTTGGTATTAAAGAGACTACTCTTACTACTTGTACTGGTGTTGAAATGTTCCGTAAACTGCTTGACGAAGGTCGTGCAGGTGAGAACGTTGGTGCACTTCTACGTGGTACTAAGCGTGATGACGTTGAACGTGGTCAAGTACTTTCTGCGAAAGGTTCTATCAACCCACACACTAAGTTTGAGTCTGAAGTATACGTACTTTCTAAAGACGAAGGCGGCCGTCACACTCCTTTCTTCAAAGGTTACCGTCCACAGTTCTACTTCCGTACAACTGACGTAACAGGCGACATCACTCTACCAGAAGGCGTAGAAATGGTAATGCCAGGTGACAACGTTCAAATGACTGTTGAGCTAATCGCTCCAATCGCAATGGACGAAGGTCTACGTTTCGCAATCCGCGAAGGTGGCCGTACAGTTGGTGCTGGTGTTGTAGCTAAAATCTTTGCATAA